A section of the Citrobacter farmeri genome encodes:
- the dtpA gene encoding dipeptide/tripeptide permease DtpA, producing the protein MSTANKKPTESVSLNAFKQPKAFYLIFSIELWERFGYYGLQGIMAVYLVKQLGMSEADSITLFSSFSALVYGLVAIGGWLGDKVLGTKRVIMLGAVVLAIGYALVAWSGHDAGVVYMGMAAIAVGNGLFKANPSSLLSTCYAKDDPRLDGAFTMYYMSVNIGSFFSMLATPWLAAHYGWSTAFALSVVGMLITVVNFAFCQRWVKNYGSKPDFEPINFRNLLLTIVGVIALIAIATWLLHNQQIARMVLGVIALGIVIIFGKEAFSMQGAARRKMIVAFILMLEAIIFFVLYSQMPTSLNFFAIRNVEHSILGIAFEPEQYQALNPFWIIIGSPILAAIYNKMGDTLPMPTKFAIGMVLCSGAFLILPLGAKFASDAGIVSVNWLIICYGLQSIGELMISGLGLAMVAQLVPQRLMGFIMGSWFLTTAGANIIGGYVASMMAVPENVTDPLMSLEVYGRVFLQIGVATAVIAVLMLLTAPKLNRMTQDDEPRENASKTAAA; encoded by the coding sequence GTGTCTACTGCAAACAAGAAACCAACGGAAAGCGTCAGTCTTAACGCTTTCAAACAGCCGAAGGCGTTCTATCTCATTTTCTCGATTGAGCTCTGGGAACGTTTCGGTTATTACGGCTTACAAGGAATCATGGCCGTTTACCTGGTTAAACAACTGGGTATGTCAGAAGCGGATTCAATCACTCTTTTCTCATCCTTTAGCGCCCTGGTTTACGGTCTGGTCGCCATTGGTGGCTGGTTAGGCGATAAAGTTCTCGGGACCAAGCGCGTCATAATGCTTGGTGCGGTGGTACTGGCTATTGGTTATGCCCTGGTGGCATGGTCCGGACACGACGCTGGTGTCGTTTATATGGGGATGGCCGCCATTGCCGTCGGTAATGGTCTGTTTAAGGCTAACCCGTCCTCTCTGCTCTCAACCTGCTACGCAAAAGATGACCCGCGTCTTGATGGTGCATTTACGATGTACTACATGTCCGTCAATATCGGTTCCTTCTTCTCTATGCTGGCAACACCGTGGCTGGCTGCGCATTACGGCTGGAGCACCGCGTTCGCGTTGAGCGTTGTCGGTATGCTGATAACCGTAGTGAACTTTGCGTTCTGCCAGCGTTGGGTGAAAAACTACGGTTCTAAACCTGACTTCGAACCGATCAACTTCCGCAACCTGCTGCTGACCATTGTCGGCGTTATCGCGCTGATCGCGATCGCGACCTGGCTGCTGCATAACCAGCAAATCGCCCGTATGGTTCTGGGTGTAATTGCGCTCGGTATCGTGATTATCTTCGGTAAAGAAGCCTTCTCTATGCAGGGTGCGGCCCGCCGTAAAATGATTGTGGCGTTCATTCTGATGCTGGAAGCGATCATTTTCTTCGTACTGTACAGCCAGATGCCGACGTCGCTGAACTTCTTCGCTATCCGTAACGTTGAGCACTCCATCCTCGGTATCGCATTTGAACCAGAACAGTATCAGGCGCTGAATCCGTTCTGGATCATCATTGGTAGCCCTATCCTCGCGGCTATCTATAACAAGATGGGTGACACTCTGCCGATGCCAACCAAGTTTGCCATTGGTATGGTGCTGTGTTCTGGCGCGTTCCTGATCCTGCCGCTGGGTGCCAAATTCGCATCCGATGCGGGCATCGTTTCCGTTAACTGGCTGATCATTTGCTACGGCCTGCAAAGTATCGGTGAGCTGATGATTTCCGGTCTGGGTCTGGCCATGGTGGCACAGCTGGTTCCACAACGTCTGATGGGCTTCATCATGGGTAGCTGGTTCCTGACTACCGCTGGTGCCAACATCATTGGCGGTTATGTCGCCAGCATGATGGCAGTTCCTGAAAACGTGACTGACCCGCTGATGTCTCTGGAAGTGTATGGTCGCGTGTTCCTGCAGATTGGCGTGGCGACCGCAGTGATCGCTGTTCTGATGCTGCTGACGGCACCGAAACTGAATCGTATGACTCAGGACGACGAACCTCGCGAGAACGCGTCTAAAACCGCTGCCGCGTAA
- the gstA gene encoding glutathione transferase GstA → MKLFYKPGACSLASHITLRESGKDFTLDGVDLMKKRLENGDDFFAVNPKGQVPALLLDDGTLLTEGVAIMQYLADSVPDRQLLAPVSSISRYKTLEWLNYIATELHKGFTPLFRPDTPEEYKPTVRALLEKKMQYVDGSLKEGQWICGSRFTIADAYLFTVLRWAYGVKLNMDGLTHIAAYMKRMAERPGVAAALKAEGLQ, encoded by the coding sequence ATGAAACTGTTCTACAAGCCAGGCGCCTGCTCTCTTGCTTCTCATATTACCCTACGTGAGAGCGGGAAAGACTTCACGCTGGATGGTGTGGATTTGATGAAAAAGCGTCTGGAAAATGGCGATGATTTTTTCGCGGTCAACCCGAAAGGACAGGTCCCCGCCCTGCTGCTTGATGACGGCACGCTGCTGACCGAAGGCGTGGCGATTATGCAGTACCTCGCCGATAGCGTCCCTGACCGCCAGTTGTTGGCGCCCGTGAGCAGCATTTCGCGCTATAAGACGCTTGAGTGGCTTAACTACATTGCCACTGAGCTGCATAAAGGCTTTACGCCGCTGTTTCGTCCTGATACCCCTGAAGAGTACAAACCGACCGTTCGCGCGCTGCTGGAGAAGAAAATGCAGTACGTGGATGGTTCCCTCAAAGAGGGACAGTGGATATGCGGCTCACGTTTCACTATCGCAGATGCCTACCTTTTCACCGTGCTGCGTTGGGCGTATGGGGTAAAACTCAATATGGATGGGTTAACGCATATCGCGGCGTATATGAAGCGAATGGCTGAGCGTCCGGGCGTTGCGGCGGCGCTGAAAGCTGAAGGGTTACAGTAA
- the pdxY gene encoding pyridoxal kinase PdxY has translation MKNILAIQSHVVFGHAGNSAAEFPMRRLGANVWPLNTVQFSNHTQYGKWTGCVMPPSHLTEIVQGIADIDQLKRCDAVLSGYLGSAEQGEHILGIVRQVKAVNPAAKYFCDPVMGHPEKGCIVAPGVAEFHVRHALPASDIIAPNLIELEILCEHAVNSVDEAVVAARELIAQGPEIVLVKHLARAGYSQDRFEMLLVTVDDAWHISRPLVDFGARQPVGVGDVTSGLLLVKLLQGATNQQALEHVTAAVYEIMIATKAMQEYELQVVAAQDRIAQPEHYFSATQL, from the coding sequence ATGAAGAACATTCTCGCCATCCAGTCCCACGTTGTTTTTGGGCATGCTGGCAATAGCGCCGCGGAATTCCCGATGCGCCGCCTCGGTGCCAATGTCTGGCCCCTCAATACGGTTCAATTCTCTAATCACACACAATACGGAAAATGGACAGGCTGTGTCATGCCGCCATCACATCTGACCGAGATCGTGCAGGGTATTGCCGATATCGATCAGCTGAAGCGCTGCGATGCGGTGCTGAGTGGTTACCTGGGTTCTGCTGAGCAGGGCGAGCATATTCTGGGGATCGTGCGTCAGGTGAAAGCGGTCAACCCGGCGGCGAAATATTTCTGTGATCCCGTGATGGGACATCCGGAAAAGGGGTGTATTGTCGCTCCCGGCGTCGCCGAATTTCATGTTCGTCACGCGCTGCCTGCCAGCGATATCATCGCACCGAATTTGATCGAGCTGGAAATCCTCTGTGAGCATGCGGTGAACAGCGTGGACGAAGCCGTTGTCGCTGCCCGTGAGCTCATCGCGCAGGGACCGGAGATTGTGCTGGTAAAACATCTGGCGCGCGCGGGTTACAGTCAGGATCGTTTTGAAATGCTATTGGTCACGGTCGATGATGCCTGGCATATCAGCCGTCCGCTGGTGGATTTTGGCGCACGCCAGCCTGTCGGCGTTGGCGATGTGACCAGTGGGTTGCTGTTAGTGAAGTTGCTTCAGGGCGCGACAAACCAGCAGGCGCTGGAGCATGTCACTGCTGCGGTGTATGAAATTATGATTGCCACCAAAGCGATGCAGGAATATGAGCTCCAGGTGGTTGCCGCACAGGACAGGATTGCCCAACCAGAACATTACTTTAGCGCCACACAACTCTGA
- the tyrS gene encoding tyrosine--tRNA ligase: MASSNLIKQLQERGLVAQVTDEEALAERLAQGPIALYCGFDPTADSLHLGHLVPLLCLKRFQQAGHKPVALVGGATGLIGDPSFKAAERKLNTEDTVQEWVDKIRKQVAPFLDFDCGENSAIAANNYDWFGNMNVLTFLRDIGKHFSVNQMINKEAVKQRLNRDDQGISFTEFSYNLLQGYDFACLNKLHGVALQIGGSDQWGNITSGIDLTRRLHQNQVFGLTVPLITKADGTKFGKTEGGAVWLDPKKTSPYKFYQFWINTADADVYRFLKFFTFMDIEEINALEEEDKNSGKAPRAQYVLAEQVTRLVHGEEGLIAAKRITESLFNGTLSDLSEADFEQLAQDGVPMVEMEKGADLMQALVDSELQPSRGQARKTIASNAITINGEKQSDPEYTFVEGDRLYGRYTLLRRGKKNYCLVCWK; the protein is encoded by the coding sequence ATGGCAAGCAGTAACTTGATTAAACAATTGCAAGAGCGGGGGCTGGTCGCCCAGGTGACGGACGAGGAAGCGTTAGCAGAGCGACTGGCGCAAGGCCCGATCGCGCTCTATTGCGGCTTCGACCCTACCGCTGACAGCTTGCATTTGGGGCATCTGGTTCCATTGTTATGCCTGAAACGCTTCCAGCAGGCAGGTCACAAACCTGTGGCGCTGGTCGGCGGCGCGACCGGTCTGATTGGCGACCCGAGCTTTAAAGCTGCCGAGCGTAAACTGAACACCGAAGACACCGTTCAGGAGTGGGTAGACAAAATCCGCAAACAGGTTGCTCCGTTCCTGGATTTCGACTGCGGCGAAAACTCCGCTATCGCGGCGAACAACTATGACTGGTTCGGCAACATGAACGTGCTGACCTTCCTGCGCGATATCGGTAAGCATTTCTCTGTAAACCAGATGATCAACAAAGAAGCGGTGAAGCAGCGTCTGAACCGTGACGATCAGGGGATCTCCTTCACCGAGTTCTCTTACAACCTGTTACAGGGTTATGACTTTGCCTGCCTGAATAAACTGCATGGCGTGGCGCTGCAAATCGGGGGCTCCGATCAGTGGGGTAACATTACCTCCGGGATAGACCTGACGCGTCGTCTGCATCAGAATCAGGTCTTCGGTCTGACCGTACCGCTGATCACCAAAGCCGATGGCACCAAGTTCGGGAAAACCGAAGGCGGCGCAGTATGGCTGGATCCGAAGAAAACCAGCCCGTACAAATTCTACCAGTTCTGGATCAACACGGCGGACGCCGACGTGTATCGTTTCCTGAAGTTCTTCACTTTCATGGACATTGAAGAGATCAATGCGCTGGAAGAAGAAGACAAGAACAGCGGTAAGGCGCCGCGTGCCCAGTATGTTCTGGCCGAGCAGGTCACCCGTCTGGTGCACGGCGAAGAAGGTCTTATCGCGGCGAAACGCATCACTGAGAGCCTGTTCAACGGTACGCTGAGCGATTTGAGCGAAGCGGACTTCGAACAGTTGGCGCAGGATGGTGTGCCGATGGTTGAGATGGAAAAAGGCGCGGACCTGATGCAGGCGCTGGTGGATTCTGAACTGCAGCCGTCTCGTGGTCAGGCGCGTAAGACCATTGCGTCAAACGCGATTACCATTAACGGTGAGAAGCAGTCCGATCCGGAATACACCTTCGTCGAAGGCGATCGCTTGTATGGCCGCTACACGCTGTTGCGTCGCGGTAAAAAGAATTACTGTCTGGTATGCTGGAAGTAA
- the pdxH gene encoding pyridoxamine 5'-phosphate oxidase translates to MSDNDELQQIAHLRREYTKGGLRRRDLPAEPLILFERWLAQACDARLADPTAMVVATVDENGQPYQRIVLLKHYDEKGLVFYTNLGSRKAHQIEKNPRISLLFPWHMLERQVMVTGKAERLSTLEVVKYFHSRPRDSQIGAWVSKQSSRISARGILESKFLELKQKFQQGEVPLPSFWGGFRVSIEQMEFWQGGEHRLHDRFLYQRENNAWKIDRLAP, encoded by the coding sequence ATGTCTGATAACGACGAATTGCAGCAAATCGCGCATCTGCGCCGTGAATATACCAAAGGCGGTTTGCGCCGCCGAGATCTTCCCGCTGAACCATTAATCCTTTTCGAACGCTGGCTGGCTCAGGCATGTGATGCCAGACTGGCGGATCCCACCGCCATGGTCGTGGCGACCGTTGACGAGAATGGCCAACCTTATCAACGTATTGTGTTGTTGAAACACTACGATGAAAAGGGTCTGGTGTTCTATACCAACCTCGGCAGCCGTAAAGCGCATCAAATTGAAAAAAATCCGCGGATTAGCCTGCTGTTTCCCTGGCATATGCTGGAACGTCAGGTGATGGTGACGGGCAAAGCCGAGCGCTTATCGACGCTGGAAGTGGTGAAGTACTTCCACAGTCGTCCGCGTGACAGCCAGATCGGCGCCTGGGTCTCGAAGCAGTCCAGCCGCATTTCCGCGCGCGGGATCCTCGAAAGTAAATTCCTCGAACTGAAACAGAAATTCCAGCAGGGTGAAGTGCCACTGCCCAGTTTCTGGGGCGGGTTCCGCGTCAGCATTGAGCAGATGGAGTTCTGGCAGGGAGGTGAACACCGACTGCATGACCGCTTTTTATACCAGCGTGAAAATAACGCATGGAAAATTGACCGTCTCGCGCCATAA